The following are from one region of the Oncorhynchus nerka isolate Pitt River linkage group LG8, Oner_Uvic_2.0, whole genome shotgun sequence genome:
- the LOC115133656 gene encoding LOW QUALITY PROTEIN: epididymis-specific alpha-mannosidase (The sequence of the model RefSeq protein was modified relative to this genomic sequence to represent the inferred CDS: deleted 2 bases in 1 codon) encodes MGFLTFPLFLFFTVICAERNGPIQTFVIPHSHMDVGWVYTIQESMHAYAANVYSSVTEALTQNKQRKFIAVEQEFFRLWWDSVATDKHKKQVRQLLKESRLEFIIGGQVMHDEAVTDLDDEILQLTEGHGFLYETFGVRPRFSWHVDPFGASATTPVLFALAGFHAHLISRIDYDLKDVMQKSKKLQFVWRGSSSLKEQQEIFTHTMDQFSYCTPSHLPFSNSSGFYWNGVALFPDPPKNGIYPNMSLPVTKETLHSYAKTMVQNIQQRAAWFRTNHVLWPWGCDKQFYNSSVQFANMDPLVEYINQNSKDFGVTVQYATLSDYFQAVHQSNLTWEVRGSEDFLPYSTEPFQAWTGFYASRNVLKGIARRASSQLHAAETLFTRYRVSYPDGPVPKEEALQKLKALRWAVSEVQHHDAITGTESPKVSDMYIEHLTQAMMGVEELLAALFLLPQTLGTASNLEDSHSMGSHQDLEQHIIVYNPLAWNTTAIINVTVTLPMATVFDDQGQAIPAQTQSSADSNTTYDLFIVVNLGGLQHRKYLIKFSEKLGKEGSSTHHAWVVSFKRLNVSQELKTGRRLLPVLNECYKIMLDQDTNLLHSITDRHEKRTVRMSQDFWEYQVNGNVSAGPISDNYIFSANGSAVRAYKAVKMEIVPGKIVTEIRQYFYREEADEDYAYSVTTRIPQSFPSGGLCYRMEQSYSLGPLVVNTEAVLRIKTSLKNNRTLFTDDNGYQMMKRPSRTFVNDTVARNYYPMVRMAYIEDDSSRLVLLSERAHGASSQSEGELEVMLHRRLWNNQEWTLGYNLTLNDSSVVRPVLWMTLGSLAATLYQREALELQHRPVVMPIDRPQKAWRKEPRTGSPIRPVVLPDNLHLLTLSVPGWFYNSNHTLHLRNMETGTPGSTQPDYDRVLLRIMHLYEKGEDPVLSQPSTINMKEVLRGMGEVRALEERSLTGTWDISDLQRWKWKASEDPGRGESVGVKRSSVGVREEFNVTISPKEIRTFFVYFKLK; translated from the exons ATGGGGTTTTTAACTTTCCCACTGTTTTTATTTTTCACGGTTATCTGTGCAGAGAGAAATGGACCAATTCAGACGTTTGTTATCCCGCACAGTCACATGGATGTTGGCTGGGTATATACTATTCAG GAGAGCATGCATGCCTATGCAGCGAACGTGTACTCCAGTGTGACAGAGGCGCTGACACAGAACAAACAGCGCAAGTTCATCGCAGTGGAGCAGGAGTTCTTTCGGCTGTGGTGGGATTCTGTGGCTACAGACAAGCACAAGAAACAA gTGCGACAGCTGCTGAAGGAGAGTCGACTTGAGTTCATCATCGGGGGGCAGGTGATGCATGATGAAGCTGTAACTGATCTAGATGATGAGATACTGCAGCTGACAG AGGGCCATGGGTTCCTGTACGAGACGTTTGGGGTGCGTCCCCGGTTTTCGTGGCACGTGGACCCGTTTGGAGCCTCTGCCACCACCCCTGTCCTCTTTGCCCTGGCTGGGTTCCATGCCCACCTCATCTCTCGTATTGACTATGACCTCAAAGATGTCATGCAGAAGAGCAAG AAACTACAGTTTGTTTGGAGAGGCTCCTCCTCCTTGAAAGAACAGCAGGAGATCTTCACTCACACCATGGACCAGTTCAGCTACTGTACTCCATCTCACCTGCCTTTCTCTAACAG CTCTGGTTTCTATTGGAATGGTGTGGCTCTGTTCCCTGACCCCCCTAAAAACGGCATCTACCCCAACATGAGCCTGCCTGTCACCAAAGAGACGCTGCACTCCTATGCCAAGACCATGGTGCAGAACATCCAGCAGAGGGCAGCGTGGTTCAGGACAAACCATGTCCTCTGGCCCTGG GGTTGTGACAAGCAGTTCTACAACTCCTCTGTGCAGTTTGCCAACATGGATCCCTTGGTGGAATACATCAACCAGAACAGCAAGGATTTTGGTGTGACAGTCCAGTACGCCACTCTCAGCGACTACTTCCAGGCTGTCCACCAATCAAATCTCACCTGGGAGGTGAGGGGAAGTGAGGACTTCCTTCCCTACTCCACTG AACCTTTCCAGGCGTGGACTGGGTTCTATGCCTCCCGGAATGTTCTGAAGGGGATAGCCAGGAGAGCTAGTTCCCAGTTGCATGCTGCAGAGACTCTGTTCACCCGGTACCGGGTCAGCTACCCAGATGGACCGGTCCCTAAAGAAGAGGCCCTGCAGAAGCTGAAGGCCCTCCGCTGGGCTGTCTCTGAG GTGCAGCACCATGATGCGATCACAGGGACAGAGTCTCCCAAGGTGTCTGACATGTACATAGAGCACCTGACCCAGGCTATGATGGGAGTAGAGGAACTCCTGGCTGCCCTCTTCCTCCTGCCCCAGACCCTGGGCACCGCTAGCAACCTTGAAGACTCTCATAGCATGG GCTCCCATCAGGACCTGGAGCAGCACATCATTGTGTACAATCCCCTGGCATGGAACACCACCGCCATCATCAACGTCACGGTAACCTTGCCCATGGCAACCGTGTTCGACGACCAAGGACAGGCCATACCTGCACAG ACCCAGAGTTCAGCTGACTCCAACACGACCTATGACCTGTTCATTGTGGTGAACCTTGGGGGTCTCCAACACAGGAAGTACCTCATCAAGTTCTCAGAGAAGCTGGGTAAAGAGGGGTCCTCGACCCACCATGCCTGGGTTGTGTCGTTCAAGAGACTAAATGTTTCACAGGAGTTGAAGACAGGAAGGAGACTCTTGCCGGTTCTGAATGAGTGTTATAAGATCATGCTGGACCAGGATACTAACCTACTGCATAGCATCACCGACAG GCATGAGAAGAGAACGGTGAGAATGAGTCAGGATTTCtgggagtaccaggtcaatgggAACGTCAGCGCAGGGCCCATCTCTGACAACTACATCTTCAGTGCCAACGGCTCGGCTGTGAGGGCGTACAAGGCCGTCAAAATGGAGATTGTCCCTGGGAAGATCGTCACGGAGATCAGACAGTACTTCTACAG AGAGGAAGCAGATGAGGACTACGCCTACTCTGTCACCACCAGAATACCACAGAGTTTCCCCAGCGGCGGGCTGTGTTACAGGATGGAGCAGAGCTACTCGCTGGGCCCCCTGGTGGTCAACACCGAGGCTGTCCTCAGGATCAAGACCAGCCTGAAGAACAACAGGACTCTGTTCACCGACGACAACGGGTACCAGATGATGAAGAGGCCTTCCAGGACGTTCGTCAATGATACTGTTGCCAGA AACTACTACCCCATGGTTCGAATGGCCTACATTGAAGATGACTCTAGCAGACTGGTCCTCCTCAGTGAGAGAGCTCATGGTGCATCCAGCCAGAGTGAGGGAGAGCTGGAG GTGATGCTCCACCGACGTCTGTGGAACAACCAGGAGTGGACTCTGGGTTATAACCTGACCCTGAACGACAGCTCGGTGGTGAGGCCTGTCCTATGGATGACACTGGGCTCCCTGGCTGCTACT CTCTACCAGAGGGAGGCGCTAGAACTGCAGCACCGACCTGTGGTCATGCCCATCGACAGGCCAC AGAAGGCCTGGAGGAAGGAGCCTCGGACCGGATCTCCGATTCGCCCCGTGGTCCTGCCTGACAACCTCCACCTGCTGACGCTTAGTGTCCCGGGTTGGTTCTACAACTCCAACCACACCCTGCACCTCCGCAACATGGAGACCGGTACCCCTGGATCCACACAGCCGGACTACGATCGGGTCCTACTGAGGATCATGCATCTGTATGAGAAGGGGGAAGACCCGGTTCTGTCTCAGCCGTCCACCATTAACATGAAG
- the smim20 gene encoding small integral membrane protein 20, giving the protein MSRNRRITLIFGGFITAVAAAFYPIFIHPLTHTADYNQVQRANRAGINQADVQPVGVKVWSDPYKPK; this is encoded by the exons ATGTCAAGGAACAGAAGGATCACGTTAATATTTGGAGGATTTATAACAGCAGTTGCTGCTGCATTTTACCCTATATTTATCCACCCACTCACGCACACAGCTGACTACA ATCAAGTCCAGAGAGCAAACCGAGCAGGAATCAATCAAGCAGACGTGCAACCAGTGG GTGTCAAAGTATGGTCTGATCCCTACAAGCCAAAGTGA